CGATGGTCCGGATGCCGGGATAGGCAATACGGTCGGTGACAATCACATCGCCCGGCTGGGTATGGGTGCTGACAGTGGCCGCCAGAGCGCTCTGGGCACCAGGTGAGACAAGGATTTCATCCGTTCGCCGCTGACCGATGACGGGCGCGATCCATTTCGCGCCAAGCTGGCGTTCTTCCTGTGTGCCACCCGTCACCCGGTAGGACATCAGGCTGTTCAGATCCTGCTGTTTCAGGATGGCTGCGATGTCGCTCTGGATGATCCGCTGAAGCGGTGGTTCCTGCGGGATCGGTGGCAGGTTCATGGTCAGATCCACCACAGCCGGTCCCGTATGGCGCCAGTGGCTTTCCCCCGCGCCGACACGGACAAAGGTTCCTCGGCCGACCGTTGCGTCAATCAGGCCGCGTCGGCGGGCCTCGGTAAAGGCCCGGGTCACGGTCGTCAGATTGGTGCCGAGATACTCCGCGATCGTGCGCTGTGGTGGCAACCTGTCGCCTTCCCTCAGGTCGCCCTTGCGGATGGAAAGCGCCAGGGCATCGGCCAGCGTCATGTAAATCGCGTTCGGACTCCGGCTGATCTCTTCTTTCCAGTGGGCGAGATAGGGGTATGCTGACATGGGATGGAATTTCCATACATTCGATGATATTCCATTCGACCATATACCATACAATCCGTGCAATAATGATCGATACAGATGGAGGGTTCGAAAAACCCTCTGGTATTGAGGTCTGCTCTGTGATTCCATTTTCCTTGCGTTGATTGGAGTATGGATCATGAAGCAGACGGGATTTTTTGACGTTGAAGAGCGGCTTGCCCGCTTGAGCGGGCTTGGTGATCAGCTCGAAGCATTTTCCCGGACTGTGGATTTTGAAGTCTTCCGCCCTGACCTGGAGAAGGCTCTGGCGTATTCTGACGGCAGCAAAGGCGGACGACCGCCATTTGATCCTGTGCTGATGTTCAAAATTCTGGTGATCCAGACGCTCAACAATTTGTCTGATGAGCGGACGGAATATCTGATCAACGATCGCCTCTCCTTTATGCGTTTCCTTGGTCTGGGACTTTCAGATCGGGTGCCGGATGCCAAAACGGTCTGGCTGTGTCAAAAGCGTCTGACCCAGGCGGGTGCGATCGATGGGCTGTTCAACCGCTTTGATGCCACCCTGCGCAACGCCGGGTATTTGCCGATGTCAGGCCAGATCCTGGATGCCACGCTGGTAGCGGCTCCGAAGCAGCGGAACACCAATGCAGAGAAAGCCGATCTTCGGGAAGGACGTATTCCTGAAGACTGGCAGGACAAACCCGCAAAGCTGTCGCACAAGGATCGTCATGCGCGATGGACACTGAAGTTCACGAAGGCGAAGCGGCAGGATGATGGAACCATGCCATCCAGCGATCTCGCCATCCCGTTCTTTGGCTATAAATCGCATGTTTCCATCGATCGAAAATACCGGTTCATCCGGAAATGGAAAACAACGCATGCCGCCGCCAGTGATGGCGCGCGATTGAGAGAGGGGCTGCTGGATAAAACCAATACAGCCTCAAGTGTCTGGGCTGACACGGCCTACCGCTCAAAAGCCAATGAAGACTTCATGGAAAAGCAG
This Komagataeibacter medellinensis NBRC 3288 DNA region includes the following protein-coding sequences:
- a CDS encoding IS5 family transposase, giving the protein MMKQTGFFDVEERLARLSGLGDQLEAFSRTVDFEVFRPDLEKALAYSDGSKGGRPPFDPVLMFKILVIQTLNNLSDERTEYLINDRLSFMRFLGLGLSDRVPDAKTVWLCQKRLTQAGAIDGLFNRFDATLRNAGYLPMSGQILDATLVAAPKQRNTNAEKADLREGRIPEDWQDKPAKLSHKDRHARWTLKFTKAKRQDDGTMPSSDLAIPFFGYKSHVSIDRKYRFIRKWKTTHAAASDGARLREGLLDKTNTASSVWADTAYRSKANEDFMEKQGFVSKVHRKKPHLKPMPRHIQKSNAGKSIIRSRVEHVFADQKSQTGLFVRTVGISQATMRIGLANIVYNMRRFLFLERLNASA